A part of Salmo trutta chromosome 15, fSalTru1.1, whole genome shotgun sequence genomic DNA contains:
- the LOC115148361 gene encoding transcription factor 4, whose translation MKQRMIVPALSSGLQGQSASSISSEIKSEDEGDENLQDARSMEAKKEEPDNKDLKSIDRSRSSNADDEDLSPEQKIEREKERRMANNARERLRVRDINEAFKELGRMVQLHLKSDKPQTKLLILHQAVAVILSLEQQVRERNLNPKAACLKRREEEKGSSDGGATLSLAGPHHAMGDASNPMGQMSKLPEFIKMMSDHFL comes from the exons ATGAAACAGAGGATGATTGTGCCTG cTCTCTCCAGTGGTCTCCAGGGCCAGAGCGCCTCGTCCATCTCGTCAGAGATCAAGTCGGAGGATGAAGGGGACGAGAACCTACAGGATGCCAGATCTATGGAGGCCAAGAAGGAGGAGCCCGACAACAAGGACCTCAAGTCTATTGATAGGTCAAGATCTAG CAACGCGGATGACGAGGACTTGTCTCCGGAGCAGAAGATCGAACGTGAGAAGGAACGCAGGATGGCCAACAACGCCCGAGAGCGTCTGCGTGTCCGAGACATCAACGAGGCTTTCAAGGAGCTGGGGCGCATGGTGCAGCTGCACCTGAAGAGTGACAAGCCACAGACCAAACTGCTCATACTGCATCAGGCCGTGGCCGTCATACTGAGTCTGGAGCAGCAAGTCAGAG AGAGGAATCTGAACCCTAAGGCAGCGTGTCTGAAGAGACGTGAGGAGGAGAAAGGCTCGTCGGACGGCGGAGCGACCCTCTCCCTGGCCGGGCCGCACCATGCCATGGGGGATGCCTCCAACCCAATGGGACAAAT